One segment of Synechococcus sp. A15-24 DNA contains the following:
- a CDS encoding methylenetetrahydrofolate reductase yields the protein MTTALQRAIESGQQAMTAEVMPPRGGDPTHTLTMADQLKGRVHAVNVTDGSRAVMRMSSLAVCRLLLDRGLEPVLQLACRDRNRLALQADLLGAHALGIHNLLCLTGDPVRAGDQADARPVNEFESVKLLRQVTAFNQGKDPVKAVLPDGATQLFAGCAADPQSRSWSGLKRRLHRKHEAGARFVQTQMVMDPAALERFQVELAGPLNLPVLAGVFLLKSAKNARFINRVVPGACIPEDLILRLESADNPAMEGVAIAAEQVKRYLGIVQGVHLMAIKAEERIPLVLDQAGAGQLAA from the coding sequence TTGACGACGGCGCTCCAACGCGCGATTGAGTCCGGTCAGCAGGCGATGACGGCGGAGGTGATGCCCCCCCGGGGGGGAGATCCCACCCACACGCTGACCATGGCGGACCAGCTCAAGGGACGGGTGCATGCTGTCAATGTCACCGATGGCAGTCGTGCGGTAATGCGGATGAGCAGCCTGGCGGTCTGCCGTCTGCTGCTGGATCGAGGCCTGGAGCCTGTGTTGCAGCTGGCATGTCGGGATCGCAATCGTCTGGCGCTGCAGGCGGATCTGCTGGGAGCCCATGCCCTGGGCATCCACAACCTGCTCTGTCTCACGGGTGATCCCGTGCGGGCAGGTGATCAGGCCGATGCCCGACCGGTGAATGAGTTCGAATCGGTGAAACTGCTGCGTCAGGTGACGGCCTTCAACCAAGGGAAGGATCCCGTGAAGGCTGTTTTGCCGGATGGTGCGACGCAACTGTTCGCCGGCTGTGCCGCAGATCCTCAGTCGCGCAGCTGGAGTGGTCTGAAACGCCGCTTGCATCGCAAACACGAAGCCGGTGCTCGCTTTGTGCAGACCCAGATGGTGATGGATCCTGCAGCACTGGAGCGGTTTCAGGTTGAGTTGGCGGGACCGCTGAACCTGCCGGTTCTGGCGGGTGTGTTTCTGCTCAAGTCGGCCAAGAATGCCCGCTTCATCAACCGTGTGGTGCCGGGTGCCTGCATCCCGGAAGACCTGATCCTGCGGTTGGAATCAGCAGACAATCCCGCCATGGAGGGGGTGGCGATCGCGGCGGAGCAGGTGAAGCGGTACCTCGGGATTGTCCAAGGGGTTCATCTGATGGCGATCAAAGCTGAGGAACGGATCCCCCTGGTGCTTGATCAGGCCGGGGCCGGTCAGCTGGCTGCCTGA
- a CDS encoding helix-turn-helix transcriptional regulator, producing MSSSDPSDPLNISLSAREIEIIELVAEGLTNQEIADRLTISKRTVDNHVSNVFTKTGSKNRVALLNWAMDNGKICRDGFNCCALPDADGPE from the coding sequence ATGTCCAGCAGCGATCCAAGCGATCCCCTCAACATTTCACTCTCGGCAAGGGAGATTGAGATCATTGAACTGGTGGCCGAGGGTCTCACCAATCAAGAAATCGCTGACCGGCTCACCATCAGCAAACGCACGGTGGATAACCACGTCAGCAACGTGTTCACCAAGACCGGCTCGAAAAACCGTGTAGCCCTGCTGAACTGGGCGATGGACAACGGCAAGATCTGCCGGGATGGCTTCAACTGCTGTGCCCTTCCAGATGCCGACGGCCCCGAATGA